A stretch of Synergistaceae bacterium DNA encodes these proteins:
- a CDS encoding phage tail assembly protein: protein MQIQLKKAIKHKNEDIYSLDIPLENLTGNDLIDVEEQIIKTGNFAAMTDFSRAYLIAVAAKAAHMPVEALRMMSAHDFSRVITEVRNFLIATDSDETTETNEDPASLPEIS from the coding sequence ATGCAGATTCAACTCAAGAAAGCTATTAAGCACAAAAATGAAGATATTTACTCACTTGATATTCCGTTAGAAAATTTGACGGGTAATGACTTAATCGACGTGGAAGAACAAATTATCAAAACAGGAAATTTCGCAGCAATGACGGATTTCTCACGCGCCTATCTCATAGCAGTAGCAGCTAAGGCCGCTCATATGCCAGTCGAAGCATTACGAATGATGAGCGCACACGACTTTTCACGAGTCATAACAGAGGTACGAAATTTTTTGATAGCTACGGATTCAGACGAGACAACCGAGACAAACGAAGACCCGGCGAGTCTCCCGGAAATATCTTAA